A window from Nitrospiraceae bacterium encodes these proteins:
- a CDS encoding aminomethyl transferase family protein — translation MKTLPLHKQHEALGATFQPCGEWEVPFHYGNTLLEYESIHRRAGLADLSLRGKIMVTGDDRVTWLQSLISNDILPLKSGQGRYSAFMNHKGKMLSYFRVFRQTESLIIEDVGEVGDLTYQALRKFLLYGTKAKLHNSLESWGLLLVTGPKGPEVLKNALNLEVGSLQVLDTITFTLADAQGFLARTEETGGQDYELFIPIEALPSLWSHLLNTGKELGLLQVGREALETSRIEGGLARLGPDLNEKIVPPEANLEGIAFSLSKGCYPGQEVVARMDTYGSVKRRMVGLVLEAEVPQLPEPGAKLFSGTREVGWVSSSTHSPLVKKPIALGFPLRDFTQPQTKLEIEIRNQRFPASVCALPFTAS, via the coding sequence ATGAAAACGCTACCTCTTCATAAGCAGCATGAAGCCCTAGGAGCCACGTTTCAACCATGTGGCGAATGGGAAGTCCCATTCCATTATGGGAATACTCTCTTAGAGTATGAATCTATTCATCGGCGGGCTGGGCTCGCCGACCTCTCCTTACGCGGAAAAATCATGGTCACGGGAGATGACCGGGTCACCTGGCTCCAAAGCCTCATCAGCAATGATATCCTTCCTCTCAAATCCGGGCAGGGCCGGTACTCTGCATTTATGAACCATAAGGGGAAAATGCTTTCCTATTTCCGGGTGTTTCGGCAAACCGAATCCCTGATCATTGAGGATGTTGGAGAGGTAGGGGATCTTACCTATCAAGCCCTTCGAAAATTTCTGCTCTATGGGACAAAAGCCAAACTTCACAATAGCCTGGAAAGCTGGGGCCTTCTCCTTGTGACGGGGCCGAAGGGTCCGGAGGTTCTTAAGAATGCCTTAAATTTGGAAGTGGGATCACTCCAGGTCTTAGACACCATCACCTTCACATTAGCTGATGCACAAGGATTTCTTGCTCGCACGGAAGAAACGGGTGGACAAGATTACGAATTGTTTATACCGATCGAAGCCCTTCCTTCGCTCTGGTCTCATCTCTTGAACACGGGAAAAGAGCTAGGCCTGCTCCAGGTCGGAAGGGAGGCACTAGAGACATCCAGGATTGAAGGTGGATTGGCTCGCCTTGGGCCGGACTTAAATGAAAAAATCGTTCCGCCAGAAGCCAATCTTGAGGGAATTGCCTTTAGTTTATCGAAGGGATGTTATCCGGGGCAGGAAGTCGTCGCCAGAATGGATACGTACGGATCGGTGAAGCGGCGAATGGTCGGATTAGTTCTTGAAGCGGAAGTCCCACAGCTACCCGAACCTGGGGCGAAACTTTTTAGTGGGACCCGGGAAGTGGGGTGGGTGTCCAGTTCCACCCACTCCCCTCTTGTGAAAAAACCGATTGCTCTTGGATTTCCATTACGAGATTTTACCCAACCGCAGACAAAACTGGAAATCGAGATCAGAAACCAGCGCTTTCCAGCGTCTGTCTGCGCCTTGCCGTTTACAGCCTCTTAA
- a CDS encoding DMT family transporter, which translates to MKNVSQGSSAFFAYAALTTAAVVWGGSVVAQKVALGPFSPVEASVFRGLGALLILIPLWLWKEGAVSFSRRDWRNFFFLGIGVLGNHLFVLFGLQFIGAGAAGIIIGSSPAITAFLSSLILKDIPLRVIWLGCLVSFLGVLSISGRGAVDGLGSNPLLGGSLVVCALVSWALYTIGCRKTMERFSPLTVTWTTLLLSLMFEIPLLSLNHKVLVAGVESVPVSGWLALLYVMVFATALGQQAWLLGVKGVGPSRAGIFGNLIPVSALCFSVMILGEPVGMREISGIGLILIGVWLVDRQSCAMLVKVT; encoded by the coding sequence ATGAAAAATGTTAGCCAGGGATCCTCAGCGTTTTTCGCCTACGCGGCCCTCACGACTGCTGCGGTGGTCTGGGGAGGGTCGGTAGTTGCACAAAAAGTCGCTTTAGGCCCATTCTCGCCTGTAGAGGCGTCTGTTTTTAGGGGATTAGGAGCCTTGCTGATCCTTATTCCTCTATGGCTCTGGAAGGAAGGGGCGGTTTCTTTTTCACGAAGAGATTGGCGAAATTTTTTTTTCCTAGGAATCGGGGTCCTTGGCAATCACTTGTTCGTGCTCTTTGGTCTGCAATTTATTGGGGCAGGGGCAGCTGGCATCATTATAGGTTCAAGCCCGGCTATTACCGCATTCTTGTCCTCGCTCATCCTTAAGGATATTCCCCTGCGTGTGATTTGGCTTGGTTGTCTCGTCTCGTTTTTGGGAGTATTGAGTATTTCCGGGCGCGGGGCGGTGGATGGATTGGGTTCCAATCCTTTATTGGGAGGGAGTCTGGTGGTCTGTGCCTTAGTCAGTTGGGCCTTATATACGATTGGCTGCCGAAAAACGATGGAACGTTTTTCCCCGCTGACTGTGACGTGGACGACTCTTCTACTCTCGTTGATGTTTGAAATCCCTTTGTTGAGCCTGAACCACAAAGTTCTGGTTGCAGGGGTAGAGTCGGTTCCGGTATCTGGCTGGCTGGCACTTTTGTACGTTATGGTGTTTGCCACGGCATTGGGTCAACAGGCCTGGCTGCTCGGCGTCAAAGGAGTCGGTCCTTCCAGAGCGGGAATTTTTGGGAATCTTATTCCGGTTTCTGCGTTGTGTTTTTCGGTGATGATTTTGGGTGAACCGGTTGGCATGAGAGAAATAAGTGGGATAGGATTGATTCTGATTGGGGTCTGGTTGGTTGATCGACAATCCTGTGCCATGTTAGTGAAGGTCACATGA
- a CDS encoding 4Fe-4S dicluster domain-containing protein, whose translation MSLLITEECINCGACLPECPNEAIFETRSAAEEKGNKVGEGQGEGDTVYVITYERCTECVGHFDEPQCAAVCPVDDCCIPDPEIPETTDTLLNKAKELNPDKEIDPAKVWAGVRN comes from the coding sequence ATGTCGTTGCTAATCACAGAAGAGTGCATTAATTGTGGTGCCTGTCTTCCGGAATGTCCAAATGAGGCAATTTTTGAGACGCGCAGTGCCGCGGAGGAAAAGGGCAATAAGGTCGGTGAAGGTCAGGGTGAAGGGGACACGGTGTACGTGATCACCTATGAACGCTGCACAGAGTGTGTCGGGCATTTTGATGAGCCTCAATGTGCGGCTGTTTGTCCTGTCGACGATTGCTGCATACCTGATCCAGAAATCCCTGAGACAACGGACACACTCCTGAATAAGGCCAAAGAGCTGAATCCTGACAAAGAAATCGACCCGGCCAAAGTTTGGGCCGGCGTTCGAAATTAA
- a CDS encoding histidine kinase, translating into MPDTKTILVAVSDIFFYTKIRDAFLPQGYKLERLRTGDDWQTKALASQPMGIIINMNDDRLNASEIVKSLRTLPQTHSLPILAFANHEEVQTWKLAKDLGIQKIVSRNEFSARTLALFEEITAATTS; encoded by the coding sequence ATGCCAGACACCAAAACAATTCTTGTGGCCGTGAGTGATATCTTCTTCTACACCAAAATACGCGATGCCTTTTTACCACAAGGCTACAAACTGGAACGCCTCCGCACCGGAGATGACTGGCAAACCAAAGCTCTTGCCAGCCAACCAATGGGCATCATTATTAACATGAACGATGACCGTCTTAATGCCTCCGAAATTGTGAAATCTCTCCGAACCCTTCCTCAAACACACTCCTTGCCCATTCTGGCCTTTGCCAATCATGAAGAGGTGCAAACCTGGAAACTGGCCAAAGACCTTGGAATTCAAAAAATTGTCTCGCGCAATGAGTTTTCTGCGCGGACACTCGCGCTGTTTGAGGAAATCACGGCGGCAACGACATCATGA
- the smc gene encoding chromosome segregation protein SMC — MYLRTLVVSGFKSFAEAKIDFPNGITAVVGPNGTGKSNIVDAILWAMGEQSVKSLRSERMEDVIFNGTEQRKPMGMVEASLIFSEVTPRELEPVSAILEGLDQPTDVMITRRLYREGDSEYYFNKIPCRLKDIRGFLWNARAGTRGQSVIEQGNIEQLLSASPQERREFIEGTAGIIRYKKQKAEALRKLQSTENNLLRVRDILGEVRGQLRTLNRQAKQAEEYQAFLREARELEVQLLTHDFRRFFQDQCQFENELHESESQELSCLAEEARLVAEHQTVQLELTSASETLKEAQDRFREIEQQLSQAFTAIQIERNRLDQYEQQHAQVMEERARLNGEGQEATGSLEALRERLAQIRCEMEILSVTLEEGEGGIADLAVRRRETAEKVDKGRETILALAVENTNQENRLRSIAEGQSSMARRIERLTVEYSQSQNDQTTLQAESEALRQECSSLESQLEALRNNQDRLEVNLQSQRETREELDEKILDLQTQAAGTESELRAIQSVFREEIGYGHHGEGDKASIRVACSSIQEALAERMEVPEDVEKAIEAVLGERLQAWIVQSSQEAEMSIAQFKQHEWGKGSFIPLNIPRQGPKRPADWWEVIQHNTEVRGLAVDFVQVPGELKPVIEALLGNTVIVKSLSGALKLMTEHSWFQGSGPLLVALDGELVSPGGIISGGSGGEAGGLLRRRREILTLEEKLNTLTVGLEEAKASRKSLLQEIEDLSRQLEEATLSIREMEFQMLTIQKEASSKEKALPDLLRRLDALQQDRLAEEEEWGQLQVEEVEVQTRLEHLNRTRAHEDEALRQLLDALNAIDQERQDMLQSLNDTRMNFQALKSQWDHEQANIERIEREEEHRKTRIRQIDGQLEQLFLQSRKSQEERLTNEGLVEELDIQKEAIAGTLLELQNRHAGCMEEVKRLDGLIGKARETLSHIFKSRVPIEGRLAEVRAKFHAVEETLTMTYEISTDELKNHPEAGQIAEGLEGREQASEEKTGQWREQLQGIRKKLERIGPINLAAIEEHAQLEERYQFLLAQEEDLAGSIQSLQEIIQRLNQTTNKLFAETFKELQVKFSEVFSALFAGGRAELILVEDTQEGQESEGPNLEPGVEIVAQPPGKRLKSLNMLSGGEKTMTVMALLFASFLIRPSPFCVLDEVDAPLDETNVVRFGQFLRQMADRSQFIVITHNKRTMETANSLFGVTMEDPGVSKLIAVRLHELEEVS; from the coding sequence ATGTACCTTCGTACTCTAGTCGTCAGTGGGTTTAAATCCTTTGCTGAGGCAAAAATAGATTTCCCTAACGGGATAACGGCTGTTGTCGGTCCTAACGGGACAGGGAAAAGTAATATCGTGGATGCCATATTGTGGGCAATGGGTGAGCAAAGCGTGAAGAGTTTGCGAAGCGAGCGCATGGAAGACGTAATTTTTAATGGAACGGAGCAACGCAAACCCATGGGAATGGTCGAGGCTTCGCTTATTTTTTCCGAGGTGACGCCTCGTGAGTTGGAGCCTGTCTCTGCCATCCTGGAAGGGCTCGATCAGCCAACGGATGTGATGATCACCCGTCGGCTCTACCGCGAGGGAGACAGTGAATACTATTTTAATAAGATTCCCTGCCGCCTTAAGGATATTCGAGGATTTCTCTGGAATGCCCGGGCGGGAACCAGAGGGCAGTCCGTTATTGAACAGGGCAATATTGAACAGTTACTGAGTGCCTCCCCACAGGAACGACGTGAATTTATTGAGGGCACGGCAGGTATTATTCGATATAAAAAACAAAAGGCGGAAGCGTTACGAAAATTACAAAGTACGGAAAATAATCTTTTGCGGGTTCGGGATATTCTTGGAGAAGTCCGTGGCCAGCTTCGAACGCTCAATCGTCAGGCGAAACAGGCAGAGGAGTATCAGGCCTTTCTCCGTGAAGCTCGAGAGCTTGAAGTGCAGTTGTTGACTCATGATTTTCGCCGGTTTTTTCAAGACCAGTGTCAGTTTGAAAATGAGTTACACGAATCTGAAAGCCAAGAACTCTCCTGTCTGGCTGAAGAGGCTCGACTTGTGGCCGAACACCAAACCGTGCAGTTAGAGCTGACGTCGGCTAGCGAAACTCTCAAGGAAGCGCAGGACCGCTTTCGAGAGATTGAGCAACAACTGTCCCAGGCGTTTACGGCGATTCAGATTGAACGCAACCGGCTTGATCAATATGAACAGCAACATGCACAGGTCATGGAGGAGCGAGCACGGTTGAATGGGGAGGGCCAGGAGGCCACGGGTTCGTTGGAAGCCTTGAGAGAGCGGCTGGCCCAAATCCGGTGCGAGATGGAGATTCTGTCTGTCACGTTGGAAGAAGGAGAGGGGGGTATAGCTGATCTGGCCGTTCGCCGTCGAGAAACTGCGGAGAAGGTCGACAAGGGCCGGGAAACCATTCTGGCCTTAGCTGTCGAAAACACGAATCAGGAAAACCGCTTGCGAAGTATTGCTGAAGGACAGAGTTCGATGGCCAGACGGATCGAACGTCTGACAGTGGAATATTCTCAATCGCAGAACGATCAAACCACCCTTCAAGCTGAAAGCGAAGCCCTTCGACAGGAATGCTCATCGCTCGAAAGTCAGCTTGAGGCGCTTCGGAACAATCAGGACCGCTTAGAGGTTAACCTGCAAAGTCAGCGAGAAACCAGGGAAGAGCTTGATGAAAAAATTCTCGACCTTCAAACCCAAGCCGCTGGCACTGAATCTGAATTACGTGCCATTCAAAGTGTATTTCGGGAAGAAATAGGGTATGGCCACCATGGTGAGGGTGATAAAGCCTCCATTCGCGTCGCCTGTTCATCCATTCAAGAGGCGTTGGCCGAACGGATGGAAGTGCCTGAGGATGTTGAGAAAGCCATCGAAGCCGTTCTCGGCGAGCGGTTGCAGGCGTGGATTGTCCAATCGTCCCAAGAAGCAGAAATGTCCATTGCCCAATTTAAACAACATGAATGGGGAAAAGGCAGCTTTATCCCCTTAAATATTCCGCGACAGGGTCCAAAGCGTCCAGCTGATTGGTGGGAAGTCATTCAGCACAACACGGAAGTGCGGGGATTGGCTGTAGATTTTGTTCAGGTTCCGGGCGAGTTGAAGCCTGTGATTGAGGCGTTGCTGGGGAATACGGTCATTGTTAAGTCATTGTCTGGAGCGTTAAAACTCATGACCGAACATTCCTGGTTCCAGGGGAGCGGTCCGCTTTTAGTGGCCTTGGACGGAGAACTTGTGTCTCCCGGTGGGATCATCAGTGGCGGGTCTGGTGGAGAAGCTGGTGGATTATTACGTCGCCGGCGAGAAATTCTCACATTGGAAGAAAAGTTGAACACCCTTACCGTGGGGTTGGAGGAAGCCAAAGCGAGCCGGAAGTCTCTACTACAGGAAATTGAGGACCTGTCGCGACAACTCGAAGAAGCCACTTTGTCCATTCGTGAGATGGAATTTCAGATGTTGACCATTCAAAAAGAGGCTTCTAGCAAAGAGAAGGCCCTTCCCGATCTCCTCCGTCGGTTGGATGCACTTCAGCAGGATCGATTAGCGGAAGAGGAGGAGTGGGGACAGTTGCAAGTTGAAGAAGTAGAGGTTCAGACCCGGCTTGAGCATCTCAATCGGACACGAGCCCATGAAGATGAGGCGCTTCGTCAACTGTTGGATGCTCTTAATGCCATAGACCAAGAGCGACAGGACATGTTGCAAAGCCTCAATGACACACGAATGAATTTCCAGGCTTTGAAGTCTCAATGGGATCATGAGCAGGCTAATATTGAACGAATTGAACGGGAGGAAGAGCATCGGAAAACCCGAATTCGACAAATTGATGGACAATTGGAACAACTTTTTCTGCAAAGCCGAAAAAGTCAGGAAGAACGCCTTACGAATGAGGGGTTGGTTGAAGAATTGGACATTCAGAAAGAGGCCATTGCCGGAACATTACTGGAGCTTCAGAACCGACATGCAGGATGTATGGAGGAAGTTAAACGGTTGGATGGTCTGATCGGGAAGGCTCGCGAAACATTGAGCCACATCTTTAAGTCCCGTGTTCCGATCGAGGGACGTTTGGCGGAAGTTCGGGCGAAGTTTCATGCTGTAGAAGAAACGCTCACCATGACTTACGAAATTTCGACGGATGAACTCAAAAATCATCCGGAAGCCGGACAGATCGCGGAAGGTCTGGAAGGGAGAGAACAAGCTTCTGAGGAAAAAACCGGCCAGTGGAGGGAGCAATTACAGGGTATCAGGAAAAAATTAGAGCGTATCGGTCCAATTAACTTGGCTGCTATTGAGGAGCATGCTCAATTAGAAGAACGCTATCAATTTTTATTAGCGCAAGAAGAAGATTTGGCCGGTTCAATCCAATCACTTCAGGAAATTATCCAGCGTTTGAATCAAACTACCAATAAGCTGTTTGCGGAGACCTTTAAAGAGCTTCAAGTGAAATTTAGCGAAGTCTTTTCAGCCTTGTTTGCTGGAGGACGCGCCGAATTGATTTTAGTAGAAGATACTCAGGAAGGACAGGAATCAGAAGGGCCCAACCTTGAGCCAGGTGTGGAAATTGTCGCCCAACCACCAGGGAAACGCTTAAAAAGTCTCAACATGCTTTCCGGAGGGGAAAAGACCATGACGGTCATGGCCCTTCTTTTTGCGAGCTTTCTCATTCGACCTTCTCCATTTTGTGTGTTGGATGAGGTGGATGCGCCATTGGATGAAACAAACGTGGTCAGGTTTGGTCAATTTTTGCGCCAAATGGCGGACCGGTCTCAGTTTATTGTGATCACGCACAATAAACGGACCATGGAGACTGCCAACTCCCTTTTTGGTGTGACAATGGAGGATCCTGGCGTTTCGAAATTGATTGCTGTTCGGCTCCATGAATTAGAAGAGGTAAGCTGA
- a CDS encoding tetratricopeptide repeat protein yields the protein MDIQDFLDQGEGNEEDKVAAWNLFQQAYELQMKGQLEEAVDLYKQSIDLFPTAEAHTFLGWAYSFMGQLQEAIEECHQAIRQDPEFGNPYNDIGAYLIELNQLEEAIPWLEKAMKAKRYENPSFPHMNLGRVYERQGAWDQAVDSYKKSLALNPEYKTAKQALMRILTLMN from the coding sequence ATGGATATTCAAGATTTTCTCGACCAGGGTGAGGGCAACGAAGAGGATAAGGTGGCAGCCTGGAACCTTTTTCAACAGGCCTATGAGCTCCAAATGAAGGGACAGCTGGAAGAAGCAGTTGATCTCTACAAACAATCCATCGACCTCTTTCCGACAGCCGAAGCCCACACATTTCTAGGATGGGCCTATAGTTTCATGGGACAATTGCAAGAAGCCATTGAGGAATGCCATCAGGCTATTCGGCAGGACCCTGAATTCGGAAATCCCTATAACGATATCGGGGCCTACCTCATTGAGCTCAACCAGCTGGAAGAGGCCATTCCTTGGCTTGAAAAGGCGATGAAAGCCAAACGATATGAAAACCCCTCCTTTCCTCATATGAATCTCGGACGGGTGTACGAACGACAAGGGGCATGGGACCAAGCCGTCGATTCCTACAAAAAGTCTCTGGCCCTTAACCCCGAATACAAGACAGCTAAGCAAGCGCTCATGCGCATTCTGACTCTCATGAACTAG
- a CDS encoding nuclear transport factor 2 family protein, translating to MLKERIEEVTQMNELFYRGFEQLDVALMDSIWAHQEYVTCIHPGWSIRVGWPAVRDSWVVIFNNTFSMKFELTEVQVQVAADVAWVICTENITSRVGENEQNSQVVSTNLFERIGDEWKIIHHHGSPLME from the coding sequence ATGCTGAAGGAACGGATTGAGGAAGTTACACAGATGAATGAATTGTTTTACCGAGGGTTTGAACAGCTGGATGTTGCGCTGATGGACTCTATTTGGGCTCATCAAGAGTATGTGACCTGCATTCATCCAGGGTGGAGCATCCGGGTCGGGTGGCCGGCGGTTCGGGATTCCTGGGTGGTCATTTTCAATAATACGTTTTCAATGAAATTTGAACTGACGGAAGTACAGGTTCAGGTTGCCGCCGATGTTGCCTGGGTTATTTGTACCGAAAACATCACCAGTCGGGTGGGAGAGAACGAACAGAATAGCCAGGTGGTATCGACCAATTTATTCGAGCGGATCGGAGACGAGTGGAAGATCATTCATCACCACGGTTCACCGCTTATGGAATAA
- the thiC gene encoding phosphomethylpyrimidine synthase ThiC, translated as MTPAQTTTSSPSTPSLHVISEEPRIPLSSLSIQPFPGSQKIYRTGSRPDVRVPMREIHQTSSRSMHDDTEIQNPPVIVYDTSGPYTDPGIQIDVRKGLHPIRKDWIAERQDVEALKEVSSRYGRIRANDPALQAIRFHLQRPPLRAKAGRNVTQLHYARKGIVTPEMEFIAIRENQAREERLSAQQGTGQAFGVVQHPGQNWGASTPSYITPEFVRDEVARGRAIIPANINHPEIEPMIIGRNFLVKINANIGNSAVTSSIEEEVEKLIWSIRWGGDTVMDLSTGKNIHETREWIIRNSPVPIGTVPIYQALEKVGGKPEELTWEIFRDTLVEQAEQGVDYFTIHAGVRLAYVPLTASRMTGIVSRGGSIHAKWCLAHHQENFAYTHFEEICEIMKSYDVSFSLGDGLRPGSLADANDVAQFAELETLGELTKIAWKHDVQVMIEGPGHVPMQLIKENMDKQLAACDEAPFYTLGPLTTDIAPGYDHITSAIGAAMIGWYGCAMLCYVTPKEHLGLPDKEDVKAGVMAYKIAAHAADLAKGHPGAQHRDNALSQARFEFRWQDQFNLSLDPETAKDFHDATLPAQGAKLAHFCSMCGPHFCSMKITQDVREYAAEKQLADDAALKQGMQEKSEEFRKTGGDLYR; from the coding sequence ATGACACCAGCCCAAACCACCACATCCAGTCCTTCGACACCATCATTACACGTCATTTCGGAGGAGCCCCGCATTCCTCTTTCTTCCCTATCGATTCAACCGTTTCCCGGCTCACAAAAAATATATCGAACCGGCTCGAGACCGGATGTACGGGTCCCTATGCGGGAAATTCATCAAACAAGCAGTCGGAGCATGCACGATGACACCGAAATTCAGAACCCGCCTGTCATTGTCTATGATACCTCAGGACCCTACACAGATCCTGGGATTCAGATTGATGTGCGCAAGGGCCTTCATCCCATCAGAAAGGACTGGATCGCCGAACGTCAAGACGTCGAAGCCTTGAAAGAGGTCAGCTCACGATATGGACGAATTCGTGCAAACGATCCCGCTTTGCAGGCCATCCGGTTCCATTTGCAACGCCCGCCACTCCGGGCGAAAGCAGGCCGTAACGTCACGCAATTGCACTATGCCCGGAAGGGAATCGTCACACCGGAAATGGAATTTATTGCTATCCGGGAGAACCAGGCACGTGAGGAGCGCCTATCCGCCCAACAGGGGACAGGACAGGCCTTCGGAGTGGTTCAACATCCTGGACAAAATTGGGGCGCGTCCACGCCCTCCTACATCACACCGGAGTTTGTCCGTGATGAAGTGGCTCGGGGACGGGCCATTATTCCCGCCAATATCAATCATCCAGAAATTGAGCCTATGATTATCGGGCGCAATTTTTTGGTAAAAATCAACGCCAACATTGGAAATTCTGCCGTTACGTCCTCTATTGAAGAAGAGGTTGAAAAATTAATTTGGTCTATCCGATGGGGAGGAGACACCGTCATGGACCTCTCCACAGGGAAAAACATCCACGAGACCCGTGAATGGATCATACGAAATTCCCCCGTGCCCATAGGGACCGTTCCCATATACCAAGCCTTAGAAAAAGTGGGTGGGAAACCAGAGGAACTGACCTGGGAAATCTTTCGAGATACTCTCGTGGAACAGGCCGAACAGGGCGTGGATTATTTCACCATTCATGCCGGTGTTCGCCTGGCCTATGTCCCGCTGACAGCCTCTCGGATGACCGGTATCGTCTCCCGCGGCGGGTCCATCCATGCCAAATGGTGCCTGGCTCACCATCAGGAAAACTTTGCCTATACGCATTTCGAAGAAATTTGCGAAATCATGAAAAGTTATGATGTGTCATTTAGCTTAGGAGACGGATTGCGACCGGGTTCCCTGGCGGACGCCAACGATGTGGCCCAATTTGCCGAACTGGAAACACTGGGAGAACTCACGAAAATCGCCTGGAAGCATGACGTCCAAGTCATGATTGAGGGGCCGGGACACGTCCCCATGCAACTCATCAAAGAAAACATGGACAAACAATTGGCGGCTTGTGACGAAGCCCCATTCTATACTCTGGGCCCCCTTACCACTGATATTGCGCCAGGCTACGACCACATCACATCCGCAATCGGCGCAGCCATGATCGGCTGGTACGGCTGCGCGATGCTGTGTTACGTCACCCCCAAAGAACATCTAGGGCTTCCTGACAAGGAGGACGTGAAAGCCGGAGTTATGGCGTACAAAATAGCGGCACATGCCGCAGATTTGGCTAAAGGCCACCCGGGGGCTCAACACCGGGACAATGCCCTCTCACAGGCACGGTTTGAATTTCGCTGGCAGGATCAATTCAATTTATCGCTTGACCCGGAAACGGCGAAGGATTTCCATGATGCCACGCTCCCCGCTCAGGGGGCTAAACTGGCCCATTTTTGCTCCATGTGTGGCCCGCATTTTTGTTCTATGAAAATTACCCAGGACGTGCGAGAGTATGCTGCGGAAAAACAATTGGCGGATGATGCCGCCCTGAAGCAGGGCATGCAGGAAAAGTCAGAAGAGTTCCGAAAAACCGGTGGAGACTTATATCGATAA
- a CDS encoding thiazole biosynthesis protein encodes MNPINIAPLRERDITRHIAREYYKEFDALIESDIIIVGGGPSGLLCARDLAAIGFRTLLIEQSLALGGGFWSGGFLMNKATICEPADRILEELGIPFKPIKDCPGMTMVDPPHVTSRLISAAYEAGVKIMNLTKVVDLILRQDHRIEGVVVNNSTVEMAGHDTIHVDPIALESQIVVDATGHDAVVVNLLNQRNLYQKVPGNGAMWVARSEALVVENTREIYPNCFVTGLAVAAVDGSPRMGPAFGSMLLSGRRAAELVQHKLKGE; translated from the coding sequence ATGAATCCTATAAACATCGCTCCGTTACGAGAACGGGACATCACCCGTCACATTGCCCGGGAGTATTACAAAGAATTCGATGCACTGATTGAAAGCGATATCATTATAGTGGGCGGAGGTCCATCCGGACTCCTTTGTGCCCGCGATCTCGCCGCAATCGGCTTCCGGACTCTGCTCATCGAACAATCACTGGCTCTTGGTGGTGGCTTTTGGTCCGGGGGATTTCTCATGAATAAGGCCACGATTTGCGAACCGGCGGATCGGATTCTTGAAGAATTGGGCATACCCTTTAAACCGATTAAAGACTGCCCGGGCATGACCATGGTTGATCCTCCTCATGTGACCAGCCGGCTCATTTCCGCCGCTTACGAAGCCGGCGTGAAGATTATGAATCTCACAAAAGTGGTCGATCTTATTCTTCGGCAGGATCATCGTATCGAAGGTGTCGTTGTCAATAATTCCACTGTGGAAATGGCCGGTCATGATACCATTCACGTAGATCCCATTGCCCTTGAAAGTCAAATTGTGGTTGATGCTACCGGTCATGATGCCGTTGTGGTTAATCTCCTCAACCAACGTAATTTATATCAGAAGGTTCCGGGAAACGGAGCTATGTGGGTAGCGCGTTCTGAAGCATTAGTGGTAGAAAATACCCGTGAAATCTATCCCAATTGCTTTGTGACCGGCTTGGCCGTTGCTGCAGTTGATGGCAGTCCACGCATGGGACCGGCATTTGGTTCGATGTTGCTTTCCGGCCGACGTGCAGCTGAATTAGTCCAACACAAGCTCAAAGGCGAGTAA